In Musa acuminata AAA Group cultivar baxijiao chromosome BXJ3-11, Cavendish_Baxijiao_AAA, whole genome shotgun sequence, one DNA window encodes the following:
- the LOC103971868 gene encoding serine/threonine-protein kinase-like protein CCR4, producing the protein MKWSLVSAGFEAVTAASARPFPSLPPNLTQHTTKGRFFGDYCYNYYSPTLCAPPGYDDILHHHIAMPPSNPTKSLPLFLLLVFLLLLCVSTPPSVVASSPPFSTLAVSHSSNVTLVCALVPSAVAYKYDICCTNASNRSQSRLYESPETPYAAVAAGNGFLCGLTVPADGSNATMRWWAFHENEIYEKRVYWGTPLTALASGDNHVCGLIGGAHRPRCWRWEEMRVPAGMNFSEIAVGRNFVCGRLGCGAIRCFGNDTVVVRKVPVGNFSMVAAGSRHACGVFDDGRLTCWGTGAPEVPSDPLDIVSMALGESKTCVLRSNGTVRCWGEGSRPPDFLAGEQFIGIQARGDTLCGILMFNFSVVCWGNEEFRRNHTMYGRVLPGTCTPTSICTCGFLAGSGNMCPSEEGICQSCKFQLSSNSSTSPQQASRGSKKRILLVAVLGSVGFGLALLALLSFLVSLALKKQSNGWLYDTVQLGRWRRTAAAALSSQMETFLDGQVGGGTVEEFSLQFLAKITNNFSEAHKIGSGSFGAVYRATLPGGRDVAIKRADVPAAAAPSTSRRHEQLRLRDEHQRERAFYSELALLSRVNHKNLLRLLGFCRERGERVLVYEYMTNGTLHDNLHRRPMTPPSPLSSWTARLRLALDAARGIEYLHAYAVPAIIHRDIKSSNILLDAEWTAKVADFGLSLTSPDDEGSVAAGTLGYMDPEYYRLRRLTEKSDVYSFGVVLLELVTGCKAIHRSQQVAGSEEGDEAEEAEGSATPRNVVEMAVPYIEADDIARVMDRRVAQASAEEVEAVAYVGYVAAECVRAEGQERPTMGEVVGALERAVAACGGAYGPDRVDSRSEPTGGRRALSRAPSFL; encoded by the coding sequence ATGAAATGGTCGTTGGTCAGTGCGGGCTTCGAAGCCGTGACTGCAGCCTCCGCCCGGCCTTTCCCGTCTCTTCCACCAAACCTAACACAGCACACCACGAAGGGCCGTTTCTTTGGGGACTACTGCTACAACTACTACTCCCCCACTCTCTGCGCTCCTCCAGGTTACGATGACATTCTCCACCACCATATCGCAATGCCTCCTTCAAACCCCACCAAATCCctgcccctcttcctcctcctcgtcttccttctcctcctttgcGTCTCCACCCCGCCGTCGGTCGTCGCCTCCTCCCCCCCTTTCTCCACCCTCGCCGTCTCCCATTCCTCCAACGTCACCTTAGTCTGTGCCCTCGTGCCGTCGGCTGTCGCCTACAAGTACGACATCTGCTGCACCAACGCCTCCAACCGGAGCCAGAGCAGGCTGTACGAATCCCCGGAGACGCCCTACGCCGCGGTCGCCGCGGGCAATGGCTTCCTTTGCGGCCTTACCGTGCCGGCCGATGGTTCCAACGCCACCATGCGGTGGTGGGCCTTCCATGAAAATGAGATCTACGAGAAGCGGGTCTACTGGGGGACGCCGCTCACGGCGCTCGCCTCCGGCGACAACCACGTCTGCGGCCTGATCGGCGGGGCGCACCGGCCTCGGTGCTGGCGGTGGGAGGAGATGCGGGTCCCCGCCGGGATGAACTTCTCCGAGATCGCCGTGGGGCGGAACTTCGTGTGCGGGCGGCTGGGATGCGGCGCCATCCGGTGCTTCGGGAACGATACGGTGGTCGTCAGGAAGGTGCCGGTCGGCAACTTCAGCATGGTCGCCGCGGGGAGCCGGCACGCCTGTGGAGTCTTCGACGATGGCCGGCTGACCTGCTGGGGCACGGGGGCTCCGGAAGTGCCTTCCGATCCCCTCGACATCGTATCCATGGCGCTGGGCGAGAGCAAGACCTGCGTCCTGCGGTCCAACGGAACCGTCCGCTGCTGGGGGGAGGGCTCTCGGCCCCCAGACTTCCTCGCCGGCGAGCAATTCATCGGGATCCAGGCGAGGGGCGATACACTCTGCGGCATTCTGATGTTCAATTTCTCGGTGGTTTGTTGGGGCAACGAGGAGTTCCGGCGCAACCACACCATGTACGGCAGGGTCCTGCCCGGGACCTGCACGCCGACCTCGATCTGCACCTGCGGGTTTCTGGCGGGTTCCGGCAACATGTGCCCTTCCGAAGAGGGCATCTGCCAGTCCTGCAAGTTCCAGCTCAGCTCCAATTCTTCCACCAGTCCGCAACAAGCAAGCCGTGGTAGCAAGAAGAGGATTTTATTGGTGGCGGTTCTTGGATCCGTGGGATTCGGCTTGGCGTTGTTGGCCTTGTTGAGCTTCTTGGTCTCCCTTGCTCTCAAGAAGCAGAGTAATGGCTGGCTTTACGACACCGTGCAATTGGGCCGATGGAGGCGGACTGCGGCGGCGGCACTGTCTTCGCAGATGGAGACGTTCCTCGACGGCCAGGTGGGCGGCGGGACGGTGGAAGAGTTTTCGCTACAGTTTCTCGCCAAGATCACCAACAACTTCTCGGAGGCGCACAAGATCGGGTCTGGCAGCTTCGGCGCTGTCTACCGTGCGACGCTCCCCGGCGGGCGCGACGTGGCGATCAAGCGCGCGGACGTCCCGGCGGCCGCGGCGCCGTCCACGTCGCGGCGGCACGAACAGCTTCGCCTGCGGGACGAGCATCAGCGGGAGCGCGCCTTCTACTCCGAGCTCGCTCTGTTGTCGCGCGTCAACCACAAGAACCTGCTCCGCCTGCTAGGCTTCTGCCGAGAGCGCGGGGAGCGTGtgctggtgtacgagtacatgacCAACGGCACTCTGCACGACAACCTCCACCGGCGGCCCATGACCCCGCCGTCGCCGCTGAGTTCGTGGACAGCGCGGCTGCGGCTGGCCCTCGACGCGGCGCGGGGGATCGAGTACCTGCACGCCTACGCGGTGCCGGCCATCATCCACCGCGACATCAAGTCCTCCAACATCCTGCTCGATGCGGAGTGGACGGCCAAGGTAGCCGACTTCGGGCTGTCGCTGACGAGCCCCGACGACGAGGGGAGCGTCGCCGCCGGCACGTTGGGTTACATGGACCCGGAGTACTACCGGCTGCGGCGGCTGACGGAGAAGAGCGACGTCTACAGCTTCGGGGTGGTGTTGCTGGAGCTGGTGACGGGGTGCAAGGCCATCCACCGGAGCCAGCAGGTGGCGGGGAGCGAGGAGGGGGACGAGGCGGAGGAGGCGGAGGGCAGCGCGACGCCACGGAACGTGGTGGAGATGGCGGTGCCGTACATCGAGGCGGACGACATCGCGCGGGTGATGGACAGGCGGGTGGCGCAGGCGTCGGCGGAGGAGGTGGAGGCGGTGGCGTACGTGGGGTACGTGGCGGCGGAGTGCGTGCGGGCGGAGGGGCAAGAGCGGCCGACGATGGGGGAGGTGGTGGGGGCCCTGGAGCGGGCCGTAGCGGCCTGCGGCGGCGCGTACGGCCCGGACCGGGTCGACTCCCGGTCCGAGCCGACCGGGGGACGAAGGGCGTTATCGCGTGCGCCGAGTTTTCTGTGA
- the LOC135652203 gene encoding uncharacterized protein LOC135652203, translated as MSGTPKRLHEEGGHSTPLKRPLEEPGRFSTPPGKLSQPVGNEFHLPFEHGQQGRLAKIQRVEPSSRDIDKRSSLLHRLPVSSINSLDNPITSENRSELKCSKDARDVKSENREAKADIRDMYTDVRTDPQGSKADHDTRVDARGDEKEHRVDRGCHGDLRSEFKFEKDTYTATSSHLTWKDTKEHHRSKRCYDPANDGLESWHGSRSGLQSTDEVVKDPSTAEYLDSVEAHEAVGENKVDLKGEEKCGDKDRKRKERDFGEKDKDRSDRPNNMQLSGASGDRKDLLREERDVEKSERERKDVQKDKEWNGKDPLKRELSAVNEKDNLHHEKEFVDGSVRNFEQDNVAFEPKRAKDDSWKAYDKDIKEKKRERDVDVGERQEQQSHDKELDDGFAEGDGVTEKDKGIQPRKRFLRPRGTQTPQRDARFRSRARDNEGSQGKPEASAIVYKAGECMQELLKSWKEFKASQDIKNDKTLQNGPILEIRIPAEYVTSANRQVKGAQLWGTDIYTNDSDLVAVLMHTGYISPTSSRPPSSIQELRATIRVLPSEDCYTSTLRNNVRSRAWGAGIDCSFRVERCCIVKKGGGTIDLEPRLTHTSAVEPTLAPVSVERTMTTRAAASNALRHQRFVREVTIQYNLCNEPWLKYTINVVADKGLKKPLFTSARLKKGEVLYLETHFRRYELCFNGEKAVMLTSYQAMESEHEKLQNHGSHVQNGDRNSTERESITDVFRWSCCKRALPEQLMRSSGIPLPVEHLEVLEDNLDWEDIQWSQTGVWVAGKEYVLARVHFLSPN; from the exons ATGAGTGGGACTCCAAAGAGGCTGCATGAGGAAGGGGGGCATTCTACACCTTTAAAACGACCACTTGAGGAACCTGGCAGATTCTCAACTCCTCCTGGTAAACTGAGTCAACCAGTCGGTAATGAGTTTCACCTTCCCTTTGAACATGGGCAGCAAGGAAGATTGGCAAAAATTCAACGTGTAGAACCTTCTTCACGTGATATTGATAAGAGATCATCTCTGCTCCATCGGCTGCCTGTGTCCTCTATAAATTCTTTAGACAATCCAATAACATCTGAAAACAGGTCAGAATTGAAATGTTCCAAGGATGCAAGAGATGTTAAGAGTGAAAATCGGGAAGCAAAAGCAGATATTAGGGACATGTACACTGATGTGAGGACGGATCCTCAAGGCAGTAAGGCCGATCATGATACAAGAGTTGATGCCAGGGGCGATGAGAAAGAACATAGGGTCGATAGGGGTTGTCATGGTGATTTAAGGAGTGAATTTAAATTTGAGAAAGATACTTACACTGCAACTAGTTCTCATTTGACTTGGAAAGATACTAAAGAACATCACAGGAGTAAAAGATGTTATGATCCTGCAAATGATGGCTTGGAGTCATGGCATGGTTCTCGAAGTGGTTTACAAAGCACTGATGAAGTCGTGAAGGATCCATCAACAGCTGAGTATCTGGATTCTGTTGAAGCTCATGAGGCTGTTGGGGAGAACAAAGTCGATTTAAAAGGTGAAGAAAAATGTGGAGATAAGGACAGGAAAAGGAAGGAAAGGGATTTTGGTGAAAAGGACAAGGATCGAAGTGATCGTCCGAACAATATGCAGCTCAGTGGTGCTAGTGGTGATCGCAAAGATCTgctgagagaagagagagatgtGGAGAAATcggagagggagaggaaggatGTGCAGAAAGACAAGGAATGGAATGGGAAGGATCCTTTGAAGAGAGAATTGTCAGctgtgaatgaaaaggataatttACACCACGAAAAGGAGTTTGTGGATGGTTCTGTTAGAAATTTTGAGCAAGATAATGTAGCCTTTGAACCGAAGAGAGCAAAAGATGATAGTTGGAAAGCTTATGATAAGGACATTaaggagaaaaagagagaaagggaTGTAGATGTTGGAGAGAGACAGGAACAGCAGAGTCATGACAAAGAGCTGGATGATGGATTTGCAGAAGGAGATGGAGTTACAGAAAAAGACAAGGGTATTCAGCCACGCAAGAGGTTTCTGCGACCAAGGGGTACGCAAACACCTCAGCGTGATGCTCGCTTTCGATCAAGAGCACGTGATAATGAGGG ATCTCAAG GAAAACCTGAGGCATCTGCAATTGTCTATAAAGCTGGTGAATGTATGCAGGAACTTCTAAAATCATGGAAGGAATTCAAAGCATCTCAggatataaaaaatgataaaacctTGCAAAATGGACCAATTCTGGAGATTCGAATACCTGCAGAATATGTTACTTCTGCAAATCGTCAA GTAAAAGGTGCTCAGTTATGGGGAACAGATATATACACAAATGATTCAGATCTAGTTGCTG TTTTAATGCACACTGGTTATATCTCCCCAACATCGTCGCGACCACCATCCTCTATTCAAGAGTTACGGGCTACAATTCGAGTTTTGCCATCTGAAGATT GCTATACTTCAACTTTGAGAAACAATGTTCGTTCACGGGCTTGGGGGGCAGGAATCGATTGTAGTTTTCGAGTTGAACGATGCTGCATTGTGAAG AAGGGTGGTGGTACGATTGATCTGGAGCCTCGTCTTACACATACATCAGCAGTAGAGCCAACTCTTGCTCCCGTATCAGTTGAACGAACAATGACAACCAGGGCTGCAGCttcg aATGCTTTGCGGCATCAAAGATTTGTTCGTGAAGTTACAATTCAATACAATCTCTGCAATGAGCCATG GCTGAAATACACCATTAACGTTGTTGCTGATAAGGGCCTGAAAAAGCCTCTTTTTACTTCAGCACGACTAAAGAAGGGTGAAGTTCTATATTTAGAGACACATTTCCGAAG ATACGAGCTCTGTTTCAATGGTGAGAAAGCTGTTATGTTGACTTCATATCAAGCGATGGAGTCAGAGCATGAGAAACTACAAAACCATGGTTCACATGTCCAAAATGGGGACAGAAACTCCACAGAACGTGAGAGCATCACTGATGTTTTTCGGTGGTCGTGCTGTAAAAGAGCTTTACCTGAGCAGCTTATGCGATCCTCTGGAATACCCTTACCAGTGGAACATCTTGAG GTATTGGAGGATAATCTGGATTGGGAAGATATTCAATGGTCACAAACTGGCGTATGGGTTGCTGGTAAAGAATATGTGCTTGCTCGAGTTCATTTTCTATCACCAAATTAG